A window of the Chryseobacterium arthrosphaerae genome harbors these coding sequences:
- a CDS encoding glycosyltransferase family protein, producing MKELHLISFNYPYPPSYGGIIDVYYKIKALSEQGIKIHLHCFTDRIPEVTDREIREITENVFFYQKKKNPLLYFSGTPFAAAIRNSEQLLKNLENIPAPILFEGLQTTAVIQHLKSSQQPLYLRYHNNETEYYKGLSSSEKNAFKKIIYRIESLKYTGYQKKLLKRFKSVFCLSEKEYNEVQTYSGNAKLIHIFHGNQRVKQLDKKGKYFLFHGDLTTADNKKALDETIEIFKNLPQYQLIVASDRASDEIKRKIDAAGNISLSPIQTTENLHHLLEGAHANILLSYQNSGTKVKLFNTLYNSRFVIINENITDDPALISLCLYGSDKNQIRQQIIAAAEKDYDAAENRKKILEERYSDQAKAEEIVSVIFNY from the coding sequence TTGAAGGAACTTCATCTCATATCATTCAATTATCCTTATCCGCCATCTTATGGTGGGATCATTGATGTGTATTATAAGATCAAGGCTTTATCTGAACAGGGAATAAAAATCCATCTCCACTGTTTTACAGACCGGATTCCTGAGGTGACTGACAGGGAAATCAGAGAGATTACGGAAAATGTATTTTTTTATCAAAAGAAAAAGAATCCGCTGCTCTATTTTTCAGGTACCCCTTTCGCTGCAGCCATAAGAAATTCTGAACAGCTTCTTAAAAATCTGGAAAACATTCCTGCTCCTATATTATTTGAAGGGTTGCAAACAACAGCAGTAATTCAGCATCTGAAAAGCAGCCAACAGCCCTTATATCTCCGTTATCATAATAATGAAACTGAATATTACAAAGGTCTTTCTTCCTCAGAAAAAAATGCCTTCAAAAAGATCATCTACAGAATTGAATCTTTAAAATATACCGGCTATCAGAAAAAGCTTTTAAAACGGTTTAAATCCGTATTCTGCCTTTCTGAAAAGGAATACAATGAAGTACAGACCTATTCGGGAAATGCAAAGCTGATCCACATTTTCCACGGGAATCAACGGGTAAAACAATTGGATAAAAAAGGAAAATATTTTCTTTTTCACGGAGATCTTACCACCGCTGATAACAAAAAAGCCCTGGATGAGACTATTGAGATTTTTAAAAATCTTCCGCAATATCAGCTGATCGTTGCTTCCGACCGGGCCAGTGATGAGATTAAAAGAAAAATTGATGCTGCCGGAAATATCAGCCTCTCTCCTATTCAGACCACAGAAAACCTTCATCACCTTCTGGAAGGTGCTCATGCCAACATTCTGCTTTCTTACCAGAATTCAGGAACTAAGGTGAAACTGTTCAATACGCTTTATAACAGCCGTTTCGTTATCATTAATGAAAATATCACCGATGATCCTGCGCTGATCAGCTTATGTCTGTATGGATCTGATAAGAATCAAATTCGTCAACAGATCATTGCTGCTGCGGAAAAAGACTATGATGCTGCCGAAAACAGAAAGAAAATTTTAGAAGAAAGGTACTCTGACCAGGCCAAAGCTGAAGAAATCGTTTCGGTTATTTTTAACTATTAA
- a CDS encoding T9SS type A sorting domain-containing protein, whose translation MIVFPSLLFSQSTFPYERSWATYFGGFETRINGVYENPSDQTLLIDGYTSKATYGTGDLSAYYSQFVSAGSYPMNSNGSTLLGKFSQSGNLLSAQYHPLISSLAITRYLVYRDQFGNQYKIGGPAPLNSPVLPPGVWLSTRVTDNDWVLAKYDENNNLIWETYLPGTIYSDNLDVDSNGNIYITGTTSWQGLGDPGTFRPDFEVVSQNGALKPNSFIVKLNAQGKKIWGTYVPSLYITAQDLYEDNLFIVGGNDLNDAVTALATPETFQEVKSSHFIARFDGNTGQRVWGTYYGVPNVLTGAGIWQIKANSSGVYIGGQTFYLPGSYYATPGAHKQQTTDGFDLFLAKFNDNGYRIWGTYVGSEGTEWHGENRVLDLKDDKLLITGSSSGTENIATPGAFISTKPNPGYPDAFFSMFNTAGTHLFTSYYGGTFTSDPATDSQIGGQFSHSSDVFYIFGSSGNPNDIATANSHQPNIIPPPGTTIGRTGFIAKFSLASLSTSETAPAKDLVLYNNPSDGNFSLKGTVLSKESHIINITDMSGRQIYSSPISKTAEQHFRLADQLANGNYLISVSKTDKTPVKSFKLTIRK comes from the coding sequence ATGATAGTTTTTCCTTCCCTGCTGTTTTCCCAGAGTACTTTTCCCTATGAGAGAAGCTGGGCAACCTATTTCGGAGGGTTTGAAACACGAATTAATGGGGTGTATGAAAACCCCTCAGACCAGACACTTCTTATAGACGGGTATACTTCAAAAGCTACCTATGGTACAGGAGACCTTTCTGCTTATTACAGCCAGTTTGTTTCTGCCGGAAGCTATCCTATGAATAGTAATGGCAGTACCCTTTTGGGAAAATTTTCTCAATCCGGAAACCTTCTTTCAGCCCAATACCATCCTCTCATCAGTTCTTTAGCTATTACAAGATATTTAGTTTACAGGGATCAGTTTGGTAATCAATATAAAATCGGGGGACCTGCTCCTCTTAATTCTCCGGTACTTCCTCCAGGCGTATGGCTTTCAACCCGTGTGACCGATAATGACTGGGTATTAGCCAAATATGACGAAAATAATAATCTCATATGGGAAACCTATCTTCCCGGAACGATCTATTCTGATAATTTGGATGTTGACAGCAATGGTAATATCTATATAACAGGAACCACTTCATGGCAAGGCTTAGGAGATCCGGGAACATTTCGCCCTGATTTTGAGGTTGTCTCCCAGAACGGAGCGCTCAAACCCAATTCTTTTATTGTAAAACTTAATGCCCAGGGAAAGAAAATATGGGGAACTTATGTTCCTTCTCTCTATATAACTGCCCAGGATTTATATGAAGACAATCTTTTTATCGTAGGTGGCAATGATCTGAATGATGCTGTAACCGCACTGGCAACCCCGGAAACGTTTCAGGAAGTAAAATCAAGCCATTTCATTGCCAGGTTTGACGGCAATACCGGCCAAAGAGTATGGGGAACTTATTACGGAGTTCCTAATGTATTGACCGGGGCCGGAATCTGGCAAATAAAAGCAAACTCTTCAGGAGTCTATATTGGTGGACAAACCTTTTATCTTCCAGGATCCTATTACGCAACTCCCGGAGCTCATAAACAGCAGACAACAGATGGTTTTGATCTTTTTCTGGCAAAGTTCAATGACAACGGATACAGGATATGGGGCACTTATGTAGGGTCTGAAGGCACCGAATGGCATGGAGAGAACAGGGTTCTTGACCTTAAAGATGATAAACTTCTGATAACCGGATCATCATCCGGAACTGAAAATATAGCCACTCCCGGAGCTTTTATTTCTACAAAGCCCAACCCGGGATATCCTGATGCCTTTTTTTCCATGTTCAATACGGCAGGAACGCATTTATTTACTTCTTATTATGGAGGGACTTTCACTTCTGATCCCGCTACCGATTCCCAGATTGGAGGTCAGTTTTCTCATTCTTCTGATGTATTCTATATTTTTGGATCATCAGGTAACCCGAATGATATTGCAACCGCTAATTCTCACCAGCCCAACATCATACCGCCACCCGGAACCACCATTGGCCGTACCGGATTTATTGCCAAATTCAGTCTCGCATCCCTTTCTACATCTGAAACAGCCCCCGCAAAGGATCTGGTCCTTTATAACAATCCCAGCGACGGTAATTTCAGTTTAAAAGGAACCGTCTTAAGCAAAGAATCCCATATCATCAATATTACCGACATGTCCGGAAGACAGATCTATTCTTCCCCGATTTCTAAAACTGCTGAGCAACACTTCAGATTAGCAGATCAACTGGCCAACGGGAATTATTTAATCTCTGTGAGCAAAACAGACAAGACTCCTGTAAAGAGCTTTAAACTTACCATCAGGAAATAA
- a CDS encoding uroporphyrinogen decarboxylase — MNPEITTYIGYSASVFIVLSFILKDVRKIRVVNMIGCICFVIYGFFFSEPLWPVIIPNGLICFIQVYHLIAGKKDS; from the coding sequence ATGAATCCTGAAATTACTACTTATATCGGATATTCTGCCTCAGTTTTTATCGTGCTGAGTTTCATACTGAAAGATGTAAGAAAAATCAGAGTAGTCAATATGATAGGTTGTATCTGTTTTGTCATCTATGGCTTCTTTTTTAGTGAACCCTTGTGGCCGGTAATCATACCGAACGGACTGATTTGCTTTATTCAGGTGTATCATTTAATCGCAGGAAAGAAAGATTCATGA
- a CDS encoding bifunctional folylpolyglutamate synthase/dihydrofolate synthase, translating into MTNEQYQEAIDWLFVQMPNYQIDGQKAYKPGLDNITKLCAYFGNPQDKIQCIHIGGTNGKGSSSNMLASVLQEAGYKVGLYNSPHLIDFTERIKINGKNCSKEFVFDFIQRLKNIPEDIRPSFFEFTTIMAFEYFYQQQVDFAIIEVGLGGRLDSTNIIKPLVSAITNVQLDHQNILGDTIEEIAFEKAGIIKNRIPIISGDENETVKNIIREKASLENAPFTDASILNTNLTSDLKGNYQQKNIRVVLGIVEELRKLQVKISDKDLEQGLLQVHQNTGFIGRWFEFSKNPLTICDTGHNQAGLEYVFSQLNSIDRHKHVILGFVNDKKIDEVMALLPENSEFYFAKPSINRGRHPEDYENLLREAKIFYKIFNSVQEAYLSAKERCTNEEMIFIGGSNFVVGDFLEKNLEIKE; encoded by the coding sequence ATGACAAATGAACAATATCAGGAAGCGATCGACTGGCTTTTCGTACAGATGCCGAACTATCAGATAGATGGGCAAAAGGCATATAAACCCGGTCTGGATAACATTACGAAGCTTTGTGCTTACTTTGGAAACCCTCAGGACAAGATACAATGCATCCATATCGGCGGTACCAACGGAAAAGGTTCTTCAAGCAATATGCTCGCTTCGGTTCTTCAGGAAGCAGGCTATAAAGTAGGTCTTTACAACTCCCCCCACCTCATCGACTTTACAGAACGGATCAAAATCAACGGGAAAAACTGCAGCAAAGAATTTGTCTTTGATTTTATTCAAAGGCTTAAAAATATACCGGAAGACATCCGTCCTTCATTTTTTGAGTTCACTACCATTATGGCTTTTGAATATTTTTATCAGCAGCAGGTAGATTTTGCCATTATTGAAGTGGGATTGGGCGGCAGACTGGATTCTACCAATATCATTAAGCCGCTTGTTTCGGCGATTACCAATGTTCAGTTAGACCATCAGAATATTTTAGGAGATACTATAGAAGAAATTGCTTTTGAGAAGGCCGGAATTATTAAAAATAGGATTCCGATCATTTCCGGCGATGAAAATGAAACGGTTAAAAACATTATCAGAGAGAAAGCTTCTCTTGAAAACGCTCCTTTTACAGATGCCTCTATCCTCAATACTAATCTTACGTCTGATCTCAAGGGAAATTATCAGCAGAAAAACATCCGTGTCGTTCTGGGAATCGTGGAAGAGTTAAGAAAATTACAGGTGAAGATCTCGGATAAGGATCTTGAGCAGGGATTATTGCAGGTGCATCAGAATACAGGATTCATCGGCCGCTGGTTTGAGTTTTCAAAAAATCCGCTTACGATTTGTGATACGGGCCACAATCAGGCAGGTCTGGAGTATGTTTTTTCACAATTAAATTCAATTGACAGGCATAAGCATGTGATTTTGGGGTTTGTGAATGATAAAAAAATAGATGAAGTGATGGCTTTACTTCCTGAAAATTCTGAGTTCTATTTTGCCAAACCATCCATCAACAGGGGAAGACATCCTGAAGATTACGAAAACCTGCTTCGGGAGGCGAAAATTTTTTATAAAATTTTTAATTCTGTACAGGAAGCGTATCTGTCTGCAAAAGAACGATGTACAAATGAAGAAATGATTTTTATCGGCGGAAGTAACTTTGTAGTGGGAGATTTTTTAGAAAAAAATTTGGAGATTAAAGAATAA
- a CDS encoding glycosyltransferase, with the protein MKKKVLVSAFSSLYTDQRIEKVCKTLSDNGYSIDLIGNDWGGNEKMERPYPFSRIELKSKSLKTAYFEFNWKLYKVLKKKADKDTILLANDIDALLPNYLISRKLNIPLVFDSHEIFTEMPAIQNRLSQKFWRVVEGNLVPRIEFMMTESESYAEWFHEKYKVNPVVVRNIPRKIHDVPVFPDNHPKIILYQGAINQSRGIEKMIVAMHHIKNAVLKIAGDGPKKKDFEELVIKENLQDKVIFLGKLKPENLREVTRTADAGFSLEENNGVSYYYSLPNKVCDYIQSRVPLVMINFPEMQRIKKQFNVGEMVTDHQPETIEKAINLILERGRQYYRSELDKAADVFCWENEERNILQLFEKASHR; encoded by the coding sequence ATGAAGAAAAAAGTACTGGTTTCAGCCTTTAGCAGCCTGTATACAGATCAGAGAATAGAAAAAGTATGCAAGACCCTGTCTGATAACGGATATTCTATTGACCTGATAGGAAATGACTGGGGAGGGAACGAAAAAATGGAGCGTCCCTATCCGTTCTCAAGAATAGAGCTGAAGTCTAAAAGCCTGAAAACTGCATATTTTGAATTCAACTGGAAACTTTATAAGGTCCTGAAGAAAAAAGCAGACAAAGACACCATTCTTCTGGCCAATGATATTGACGCACTTCTGCCAAATTATCTCATTTCCAGAAAACTGAATATTCCGCTGGTCTTTGACAGTCATGAAATTTTTACAGAAATGCCCGCTATACAAAACCGGCTTTCACAGAAGTTCTGGAGAGTGGTGGAAGGAAACCTGGTACCCAGGATAGAATTTATGATGACGGAAAGTGAAAGCTATGCAGAATGGTTTCATGAAAAATATAAGGTAAACCCTGTTGTTGTAAGAAATATTCCTAGAAAAATTCATGATGTTCCCGTATTTCCGGACAATCATCCTAAAATTATTTTGTATCAGGGTGCCATTAATCAGTCCAGGGGAATTGAAAAAATGATTGTGGCCATGCATCATATTAAGAATGCTGTTCTTAAAATTGCAGGTGACGGGCCGAAGAAAAAAGATTTTGAAGAACTTGTTATAAAAGAAAACCTCCAGGATAAGGTTATTTTTCTTGGAAAGCTGAAACCTGAAAACCTTCGGGAAGTTACCAGAACAGCAGATGCTGGATTCAGTCTTGAGGAGAACAACGGAGTAAGCTATTATTATTCTCTTCCTAACAAGGTTTGTGATTATATCCAGTCCCGGGTGCCACTTGTGATGATTAATTTTCCTGAAATGCAGCGGATAAAAAAACAGTTCAATGTAGGAGAAATGGTGACCGATCATCAGCCTGAAACGATTGAAAAAGCAATTAATCTAATTCTGGAAAGAGGAAGACAATATTACCGCAGCGAACTTGATAAAGCTGCAGACGTCTTCTGCTGGGAGAATGAGGAAAGGAATATCCTGCAGCTTTTTGAAAAAGCATCCCACAGATAA
- a CDS encoding SufE family protein, whose translation MTIKEKQQEIIDEFAFLEDWEQKYEYIIDLGKELKGLPEDRKTDENLIKGCQSKVWIDAEFKDGKLFFNADSDGILPKGIVSLLVSIYSGHSTQEILDSDFDFIAEIGLQEFLSPSRANGLMAMTKQIKFYAVAYQLKS comes from the coding sequence ATGACCATTAAGGAAAAACAGCAGGAAATAATCGACGAATTTGCATTTCTTGAAGATTGGGAGCAAAAGTATGAGTACATCATTGATCTTGGAAAAGAACTGAAAGGCTTACCGGAAGACAGGAAGACAGATGAAAATCTTATTAAAGGCTGCCAGAGTAAAGTCTGGATCGATGCTGAGTTTAAAGACGGCAAGCTTTTCTTTAATGCAGATTCAGACGGGATTTTACCGAAAGGAATTGTTTCCCTTTTAGTAAGCATCTACAGCGGACATTCCACTCAGGAAATCCTGGATTCTGATTTCGATTTTATTGCAGAAATCGGGTTACAGGAGTTTCTTTCGCCATCCAGAGCCAACGGACTGATGGCAATGACCAAGCAGATCAAGTTTTATGCAGTTGCCTACCAACTGAAATCATAG
- the mnmA gene encoding tRNA 2-thiouridine(34) synthase MnmA — protein sequence MKIVVGLSGGVDSSVTAYLLQQQGHEVVALFMRNWNDASVTLEDECPWIEDSNDALMVAQKLGIPFQVIDMSELYKERIVDYMFAEYEKGRTPNPDVLCNREVKFDVFMKTAMSLGADKVATGHYARVNSTFDENGKEIFHLLAGKDNNKDQSYFLCQLSQDQLSKALFPIGELTKPQVREIAKEIGLVTADKKDSQGLCFIGKVSLPQFLQQQLKPNEGEIVEIFKDSPLFAEEQPAFSSKEEELEFLSRKINYKKADGKVIGKHQGAQFFTIGQSKGLGIGGHKESCFIVSRDMENNILFVGEGNHFPGLFKKALKIDNSELHWVREDMRLQNGESMEVMARFRYRQPLQKATLYQFENAFYIEFDEPQSAIAEGQFASWYIDEELIGSGVIS from the coding sequence ATGAAAATAGTAGTAGGCCTCTCAGGAGGTGTAGACTCCAGTGTAACAGCATATTTGCTACAACAGCAGGGCCATGAAGTGGTGGCTTTGTTTATGAGAAACTGGAATGATGCTTCGGTAACATTAGAAGATGAATGTCCCTGGATTGAGGACAGTAATGATGCCCTTATGGTGGCTCAAAAGCTTGGAATTCCTTTCCAGGTGATCGATATGAGCGAGCTTTACAAGGAACGTATCGTTGATTATATGTTTGCCGAGTATGAAAAAGGAAGAACACCGAACCCGGATGTTTTGTGTAACAGAGAAGTAAAATTTGATGTTTTCATGAAGACTGCCATGTCTTTGGGAGCTGATAAGGTAGCCACAGGACATTATGCAAGGGTAAACTCAACTTTTGATGAGAACGGTAAAGAGATTTTTCACCTGCTTGCCGGAAAGGACAACAATAAAGACCAGTCTTATTTCCTTTGCCAGCTAAGCCAGGATCAGCTGTCTAAAGCACTGTTTCCTATCGGAGAGCTTACCAAACCTCAGGTAAGGGAGATCGCAAAAGAAATCGGTCTGGTAACTGCTGATAAAAAGGACTCTCAGGGGTTGTGCTTTATCGGAAAGGTAAGTCTTCCTCAGTTCTTACAGCAGCAATTGAAGCCTAATGAAGGGGAAATTGTAGAAATTTTCAAAGATTCACCTTTATTTGCTGAAGAACAGCCTGCATTTTCATCCAAAGAAGAAGAGCTTGAATTCCTATCAAGGAAAATCAATTATAAAAAAGCTGACGGTAAGGTGATCGGAAAGCATCAGGGAGCCCAGTTCTTCACGATCGGGCAAAGTAAAGGGCTTGGAATAGGAGGACACAAAGAAAGCTGTTTTATCGTGTCCAGAGATATGGAAAACAATATTCTTTTTGTAGGCGAAGGAAACCACTTCCCCGGACTTTTCAAAAAAGCGCTGAAAATTGACAATTCTGAACTGCACTGGGTACGGGAAGATATGAGACTTCAGAACGGAGAGTCTATGGAAGTAATGGCCAGATTCAGATACAGACAGCCATTGCAGAAAGCAACCCTTTATCAGTTTGAGAATGCTTTTTATATAGAATTTGATGAGCCTCAGTCTGCCATTGCTGAAGGGCAGTTTGCGTCATGGTATATTGACGAAGAACTTATCGGAAGCGGTGTGATTTCATAG
- a CDS encoding ATP-dependent Clp protease ATP-binding subunit, with product MDYKFSQGLSQVFKQSKSEAKRLKSEFLNTEHLLLGIIKTENSAKEILQNLNADLTQIRRKIETLNTASLNPISEEVTNISFTKMADHAIKRAELECRQYKSNEINTVHLLLGILYKYEDPTSNILGAYDIDYEGVSREYQTMLKNSGQSPQMSAYDDDDEREEFEQMRKPTGNLGSAKSKTPTLDNFGRDLTSLARDGKLDPVIGREKEIERVSQILSRRKKNNPLLIGEPGVGKSAIAEGLALRIQQKKVSRVLYGKRVITLDLASLVAGTKYRGQFEERMKAIMTELEKNRDVILFIDELHTIVGAGSSTGSLDASNMFKPALARGEIQCIGATTLDEYRQYIEKDGALERRFQKVMVEPTSIDETIQILNQIKDKYEEHHNVIYTPEAIAACVNLTSRYITDRFLPDKAIDAMDEAGSRVYIKNMKVPTEIIDFEKKIEEIKELKQKAVKAQDYLEARKLKDEEERLQMELNAAQEKWDKDVKEKKETVSEENVAEVVSMMSGVPVTKVGKNELDKLAQMDEKLNGKVIGQEDAVKKVVKAIQRNRAGLKDPNRPIGTFIFLGTTGVGKTELAKVMARELFESDESLIRIDMSEYMEKFAVSRLVGAPPGYVGYEEGGQLTEAVRRKPYAVVLLDEIEKAHPDVFNILLQILDEGHVTDSLGRKIDFRNTIIILTSNIGTRDLKDFGDGVGFGTSAKKTTSDSRARSTIENALKKAFAPEFLNRIDDIVIFNSLVQDDIKKIIDIELNKLYGRLEKLGYKVELTEDAKNFISEKGWDKDFGARPLKRAIQKYIEDLLAEMLVNKQLNEGETVVLDLNEAKDGLVGKTQKAKKTTEKSQS from the coding sequence ATGGATTATAAGTTTTCACAAGGTTTGAGCCAGGTGTTCAAACAAAGCAAAAGCGAAGCTAAGAGGCTGAAAAGTGAATTTCTTAATACAGAACATCTACTTTTAGGTATTATAAAAACGGAAAACTCTGCTAAAGAAATCCTTCAAAACCTCAATGCGGATTTAACACAAATCAGAAGAAAAATTGAAACTTTAAATACAGCAAGTCTAAATCCTATTTCTGAGGAGGTTACCAATATTTCTTTCACGAAGATGGCAGATCATGCCATTAAGCGTGCAGAGTTAGAATGCCGTCAATATAAAAGCAATGAGATTAATACCGTTCACCTGCTTTTAGGTATTCTATATAAATATGAGGACCCTACTTCAAATATTCTGGGAGCTTACGACATCGACTATGAAGGAGTTTCAAGAGAATACCAGACCATGCTTAAAAATTCCGGCCAGTCACCACAGATGAGTGCTTATGACGATGATGATGAAAGAGAGGAATTTGAGCAAATGAGAAAGCCTACAGGAAATTTAGGTTCTGCAAAAAGTAAAACGCCAACTCTGGACAACTTCGGACGGGACCTTACTTCTTTGGCAAGAGACGGAAAACTGGACCCGGTGATCGGTCGTGAAAAAGAAATTGAGAGAGTTTCTCAGATCTTATCCCGAAGAAAGAAAAACAACCCGCTTCTTATCGGGGAGCCGGGAGTTGGTAAATCTGCGATTGCAGAAGGGCTGGCTTTAAGAATTCAACAGAAAAAGGTGTCCAGGGTTCTTTATGGAAAACGAGTGATCACTCTGGATCTTGCAAGTTTAGTTGCCGGAACTAAGTATCGTGGTCAGTTTGAAGAAAGAATGAAGGCCATCATGACCGAACTGGAAAAGAACAGAGATGTCATCTTATTTATTGATGAGCTTCACACCATTGTAGGTGCAGGAAGTTCTACAGGAAGTTTAGATGCCTCCAATATGTTTAAACCTGCTTTGGCAAGAGGTGAAATTCAATGCATCGGGGCTACCACACTGGATGAATACCGTCAGTATATTGAGAAAGACGGTGCTTTGGAAAGAAGATTCCAGAAAGTAATGGTGGAACCTACTTCTATTGATGAAACCATTCAGATCCTGAATCAGATCAAAGACAAGTATGAAGAGCACCACAATGTAATTTATACTCCGGAAGCCATTGCAGCGTGTGTCAATCTGACATCGAGATATATTACAGACCGTTTCCTACCGGACAAAGCGATTGATGCGATGGACGAGGCCGGTTCGCGAGTATATATCAAGAACATGAAAGTTCCTACCGAGATCATAGATTTTGAAAAGAAAATCGAAGAGATCAAAGAATTGAAGCAAAAAGCGGTAAAGGCTCAGGATTATCTTGAGGCAAGAAAACTTAAGGATGAAGAGGAACGTCTTCAGATGGAACTGAATGCTGCCCAGGAAAAATGGGATAAAGATGTCAAAGAGAAAAAAGAAACCGTGAGCGAAGAAAATGTAGCGGAAGTGGTTTCTATGATGAGTGGTGTTCCTGTAACGAAAGTTGGTAAGAACGAACTTGATAAATTGGCTCAGATGGATGAAAAGCTCAACGGAAAAGTCATTGGCCAGGAAGATGCCGTGAAGAAAGTTGTGAAAGCTATTCAGAGAAACAGAGCCGGTCTTAAGGATCCTAACCGTCCTATCGGTACATTTATCTTCCTTGGTACAACAGGGGTTGGTAAAACCGAGTTGGCTAAAGTAATGGCCAGAGAACTTTTCGAATCTGATGAGTCGCTTATCCGAATCGACATGAGTGAGTATATGGAGAAATTCGCCGTATCAAGATTGGTAGGTGCGCCTCCGGGATATGTTGGATATGAAGAAGGTGGTCAGCTGACAGAAGCGGTAAGAAGAAAACCTTATGCTGTAGTTCTTTTGGATGAGATTGAAAAAGCTCACCCGGATGTATTCAATATCCTGTTACAGATTCTTGATGAGGGACACGTTACAGACAGTTTAGGTAGAAAAATCGACTTCAGAAATACGATTATCATCCTTACGTCCAATATCGGAACCAGAGATCTTAAAGATTTCGGAGATGGTGTAGGATTTGGTACCTCAGCTAAAAAAACAACGTCAGATTCCAGAGCAAGAAGCACTATTGAAAATGCACTTAAAAAAGCATTTGCGCCTGAATTCCTAAACAGAATTGATGATATTGTGATCTTCAACTCACTGGTACAGGATGATATCAAGAAAATCATTGATATTGAACTGAACAAACTGTATGGCAGACTTGAAAAATTAGGCTATAAAGTGGAATTAACCGAAGATGCGAAAAACTTTATTTCAGAAAAAGGATGGGATAAAGACTTCGGTGCAAGGCCACTGAAGAGAGCGATACAGAAGTATATTGAGGATTTATTGGCAGAAATGCTGGTAAACAAACAACTGAACGAAGGTGAAACTGTAGTTCTTGACCTTAATGAAGCGAAAGACGGACTGGTTGGAAAAACGCAGAAAGCGAAAAAAACAACTGAAAAGTCACAATCATAA
- a CDS encoding glycosyltransferase family 9 protein: MTRILAYRFSAFGDVAMTVPVFREFLEQNPGVEIIMVSRKNFEALFAGIPNVRFKGIDLDDYKGFFGLRRLSNELIKEFNPDCIANLHDVIRTKILDKIYVRKGFKVFKIDKGKEEKEHLTDVWNLEKVQLKKTVERYADVFRDMGFRVELSNRLRPASEHKSGIGFAPFAQHKGKMLPLEKSYELARILARNHTVYFFGGGKKETETLAQWEQQIPNTKNLSGKLNLTEELNKIAELELMISMDSANMHLASLMGTRCISIWGATHPYAGFLGFGQSEDDVVQVKDLSCRPCSVFGDKECYRGDWACLEEFDIQKVVDRVNS, encoded by the coding sequence GTGACCAGAATTTTAGCATATCGTTTTTCCGCATTCGGAGATGTGGCGATGACAGTACCTGTTTTCAGAGAATTTCTGGAGCAGAATCCCGGCGTGGAAATTATCATGGTTTCCAGGAAAAACTTTGAAGCCCTGTTTGCAGGAATTCCCAATGTAAGATTCAAAGGGATTGACCTTGATGATTATAAAGGATTCTTCGGATTGAGGAGGCTGAGTAATGAGCTGATCAAAGAATTTAATCCGGATTGTATTGCCAATCTTCATGATGTGATCCGTACCAAGATATTAGACAAGATCTATGTAAGGAAAGGGTTTAAGGTCTTTAAAATAGACAAAGGAAAAGAGGAAAAGGAACATCTTACCGATGTATGGAACCTGGAGAAAGTACAGCTGAAAAAAACCGTAGAACGCTATGCTGATGTTTTCAGGGATATGGGGTTCAGGGTAGAGCTTTCCAACAGACTCAGACCGGCTTCAGAACATAAATCCGGGATTGGTTTTGCCCCTTTTGCCCAGCACAAAGGGAAAATGCTTCCGCTGGAAAAATCTTATGAGCTGGCAAGAATTCTGGCCAGAAACCATACCGTATACTTCTTTGGAGGCGGAAAAAAAGAGACCGAAACCCTTGCGCAATGGGAACAGCAGATCCCCAATACAAAAAATCTTTCAGGAAAACTGAATCTTACCGAAGAGCTCAATAAAATTGCAGAGCTGGAACTCATGATATCGATGGATTCTGCCAATATGCACCTTGCCAGTCTTATGGGAACACGATGTATTTCCATATGGGGAGCTACCCATCCTTATGCCGGATTTTTAGGATTTGGGCAAAGTGAAGATGATGTGGTGCAGGTAAAGGACCTTTCCTGCAGACCCTGCTCTGTTTTTGGTGATAAAGAATGCTACAGGGGCGATTGGGCATGCCTTGAAGAATTTGATATCCAGAAAGTGGTAGATAGGGTTAATAGTTAA